One part of the Bacteroidia bacterium genome encodes these proteins:
- a CDS encoding histidine kinase — MRIPLIKYLNIGAHILIWGTVIYFFFPEPYGRGLFNTAFYEGKEEIPFFLYSTILNIILFYLFSHGILPYSLKQNSFKIFLLSNLLTLGAFVLVECGLDFAYQWYVYKFERVPSVWEEFGLGYFDWIEGNLVFTAVILAFSNFYGYTYAWFNGQRDRQILKEEKLKAELSALKHQINPHFLFNILNGLYGLAFKNNDEQTASGIAKLSQLMRYMLYESNDNKVPLSKEIEYLENYIDLQKLRLNGTTKVNFSVDGNIKGKQVAPMLFIPFVENAFKHGISTVNASQLIINLKVLESELDLEVENPIHPKSKHELNPFGGIGLNNVKKRLDLLYRDNYELDIDEDPEKHRVHLKLKL; from the coding sequence ATGCGTATCCCATTAATTAAATACTTGAATATTGGAGCCCACATCCTTATCTGGGGTACGGTAATCTATTTTTTCTTTCCAGAACCCTATGGAAGAGGCTTATTTAATACCGCTTTTTATGAAGGGAAAGAGGAAATTCCCTTTTTCCTTTACAGCACCATTCTGAATATTATTCTTTTCTATCTTTTTTCTCATGGGATTCTTCCCTATTCATTAAAACAGAATAGTTTCAAGATCTTTCTCTTAAGCAATTTGCTGACTCTGGGGGCTTTTGTTCTGGTCGAATGTGGGTTGGATTTTGCCTACCAATGGTATGTATATAAATTTGAACGAGTCCCAAGTGTATGGGAAGAATTTGGCCTGGGTTATTTTGATTGGATCGAAGGTAATTTGGTCTTTACAGCGGTAATTCTTGCCTTTTCGAATTTCTACGGCTATACCTATGCCTGGTTTAATGGCCAAAGGGACAGACAAATCCTCAAAGAAGAAAAACTCAAAGCAGAACTTTCTGCCCTCAAGCATCAGATCAATCCCCATTTTCTTTTCAATATTCTTAATGGTCTGTATGGGCTCGCGTTTAAAAATAATGATGAGCAAACGGCCAGTGGAATTGCCAAGCTTTCTCAGCTGATGCGCTATATGCTCTATGAGAGTAATGACAATAAGGTACCGCTTTCTAAAGAGATTGAATACCTGGAGAACTATATTGATTTACAGAAACTTCGCTTAAATGGAACCACTAAAGTCAATTTCTCCGTAGATGGAAATATAAAAGGGAAGCAGGTAGCTCCGATGCTATTTATTCCTTTTGTAGAAAATGCCTTTAAACATGGAATAAGCACTGTCAATGCCTCTCAGCTCATCATCAATCTGAAGGTTTTGGAAAGTGAACTGGATTTGGAAGTTGAAAATCCCATCCATCCGAAAAGTAAACATGAGCTGAATCCTTTTGGCGGAATAGGCCTCAATAATGTAAAAAAACGTCTAGATCTATTATACCGGGACAATTATGAGTTGGACATCGACGAAGACCCGGAAAAACATCGCGTTCATTTAAAACTAAAACTATGA
- a CDS encoding LytTR family DNA-binding domain-containing protein yields MKKLNCIAVDDEPLALEVIKRFGEKIPALNLMETFQNPIEAVEFIKENPVDLVFLDIQMPDLTGLEFINSFAEKPMVIFTTAFADYAIESYEVDAIDYLLKPVLFDRFYKAVNKALMKVEESGTEILAEEDFMFIKSDTRIFKINYNDILYIEGMRDYIAVHTPKQRILTLMSMTRMLDKLPKRRFMRVHKSYIIGIGHIHMIQNNRVLINQKEIPISNSYKEQFLKFIENK; encoded by the coding sequence ATGAAGAAATTGAACTGTATTGCAGTTGATGATGAACCTTTAGCATTGGAGGTGATTAAAAGGTTTGGTGAAAAGATTCCAGCGCTCAATCTGATGGAAACTTTCCAAAACCCTATAGAAGCCGTAGAATTTATTAAAGAAAATCCGGTTGATTTGGTATTCCTGGATATTCAAATGCCCGATCTTACCGGCCTGGAATTCATCAATAGTTTTGCAGAAAAGCCGATGGTTATCTTTACTACGGCCTTTGCGGATTATGCAATCGAAAGTTATGAAGTGGACGCTATCGATTATCTCTTAAAGCCGGTTCTATTTGATCGTTTTTATAAAGCCGTAAATAAGGCCCTTATGAAGGTCGAAGAATCTGGAACAGAAATTCTTGCAGAAGAAGATTTCATGTTTATCAAATCGGATACTCGTATCTTCAAAATTAACTACAATGACATCCTTTACATAGAAGGAATGCGGGACTATATAGCTGTTCATACCCCTAAACAGCGAATCCTTACTCTGATGAGTATGACTCGTATGCTGGATAAACTCCCCAAGAGGAGGTTTATGCGGGTTCATAAGTCCTACATCATAGGAATAGGTCATATTCATATGATTCAAAACAACCGGGTCCTGATCAATCAAAAAGAAATTCCTATCAGCAATTCTTATAAGGAACAATTCCTTAAATTTATAGAGAACAAATAG